In a single window of the Centropristis striata isolate RG_2023a ecotype Rhode Island chromosome 18, C.striata_1.0, whole genome shotgun sequence genome:
- the ppp4r4 gene encoding serine/threonine-protein phosphatase 4 regulatory subunit 4 isoform X3, protein MFSSSRNQSLQLFSPLDELQELAFIERPIRRSLKTAEEIDQLTVDEDLNDIERAVYLLSVGQEVQRASVISNLPSLVRQNPAETFRRVVPKVREVLNSAGAEIQLAAAASFLTILQDDIILIHTHTFSILKTVLLHLNHRDTVVSNAWLETLLSAINALPKETIKQEVLNPLLYQSQLSHSLQARLASCRILGKVACKFDSHIVKKELLPLARSLCQDVELEVRACMCRQLESIARASGVDDTRTELLPELVELAGDEESSVRLAAFDTIINLMEMMDSDDRLHVVVPLVMSVCEVSSSQVDEAAAAALSFQFGKLCSGLTGVLSEDQRTRLLQVFQVLCVVGLHTEGNDNEATIIRCNCCYNLPAMVVFADSAHFLSEIYPSFSSLCCDPEVSVRRSAAASFHQVVKLLGSNVPLVHKELLSLLQDDTLEVLDALMNHLEETLEAVFSRGENLALDNKELLAALLLAEQKVGSSLRWRLHEKLLQRYSCLARLLPGDVLHQSFCPRIFTILTTNKVLPVQKEASRTFCMFLRYNRKQEQRQEMMERLIQDLAEGRSYWNRLRFLDVCEMATEIFSRKYFNKHFLIPALELVHDAVANVRYKLCQLLPRLRSSLRLPADKQLLQQLDFCVQKLLCREKDKDVVATIRKFHKRQERDLLDQKKEKEETLLLEMEQLERQQNDGKINSEKHTERKRRDSKTSLSATKSMSVSSSGATLSSSGKETRRAKLSRSRSLSSQPTSSKPANDRPLKVKELGGLSGPGKSSMLSSKDDSLRTAHFSMVTQSTSSMPVLIRSNTSSLLERASTLDHRTSTLDQREHRTSNMDHRNNMVEQRTGTGDNRTSTLDHRTSTSDQRDHRISTLDQRDHRTSTLDQRDHRTSSLDQRDHRTSTLDQRDHRTSTSDQRDHRSSTLDQRDHRTSTLDQRDHRTSTSDQRDHRTGALDQRSKTIDRGCGVKDNQSRKLSINRKSNSFSVQSGRD, encoded by the exons ATGTTCTCCAGCAGCAGGAACCAGAGCCTGCAGCTGTTCTCCCCGCTGGACGAGCTGCAGGAGCTCGCCTTCATCGAGAGGCCGATCCGCAGGAGCCTCAAG acGGCGGAAGAGATCGATCAGCTGACTGTGGATGAAGACCTAAATGACATAGAGAGAGCCGTCTACCTGCTCAG TGTGGGTCAGGAGGTGCAGAGAGCCAGCGTCATCAGTAACCTGCCCAGCCTCGTACGCCAGAATCCAGCTGAGACGTTTCGCCGGGTCGTACCAAAGGTCCGG gagGTCTTGAACTCAGCCGGAGCAGAAATCCAGCTCGCAGCAGCCGCCTCGTTTTTAACCATCCTGCAGGACGATATCATCCTGATCCACACCCACACCTTCTCCATCCTGAAGACTGTCCTGCTGCACCtgaaccacagagacacag tGGTCAGCAACGCCTGGTTGGAGACTCTGCTGTCGGCCATCAACGCTCTACCCAAGGAGACCATCAAACAGGAG GTGCTGAACCCTCTCCTCTACCAGTCTCAGCTGTCTCACTCTCTTCAGGCTCGTCTGGCCAGCTGTCGCATTCTGGGGAAAGTCGCCTGCAAGTTCGACTCTCACAT agtgaagaaggagctgctgCCGTTGGCTCGTTCTTTGTGTCAGGACGTGGAGTTGGAGGTCCGGGCCTGTATGTGCCGTCAGCTGGAGAGCATCGCCAGAGCCAGCGG GGTGGACGACACCAGGACCGAGCTGCTTCCTGAACTGGTGGAACTGGCCGGAGACGAAGAGAGCAGCGTCCGCCTCGCCGCCTTCGACACCATCATCAACCTGATGGAGATGATGGACAGCG ACGACAGGCTCCACGTGGTGGTTCCTCTGGTGATGTCGGTGTGCGAGGTTTCGTCATCGCAGGTGGACGAAGCCGCCGCTGCGGCTTTGTCCTTCCAGTTTGGGAAGCTGTGCAGCGGCCTGACAG gcgtCCTGTCtgaggaccagaggaccaggcTGCTTCAGGTGTTTCAGGTTTTGTGCGTCGTCGGTTTACACACTGAAGGAAACGACAACGAGGCGACAATAATCCGCTGCAACTGTTGCTACAACCTgccg gCTATGGTGGTGTTTGCGGACTCGGCTCACTTCCTGTCAGAGATATACCCGTCTTTCTCGAGTCTTTGTTGCGACCCGGAGGTCAGCGTTCGTAGAAGTGCTGCAGCCAGTTTCCACCAG GTGGTGAAGCTGCTGGGTTCAAACGTCCCGCTGGTCCACAAAGAGCTGCTGTCTCTGCTGCAGGACGACACTCTGGAG GTGTTGGATGCACTGATGAATCACCTCGAAGAAACTCTAGAGGCCGTTTTCTCCAGAGGAGAGAACCTGGCTCTGGACAACAAG GAGCTGCTGGCGGCGCTGCTCTTGGCGGAGCAGAAGGTTGGGAGTTCTCTGCGCTGGCGGCTGCACGAGAAGCTGCTGCAGCGCTACAGCTGCCTGGCGAGGCTGCTGCCAGGAGACGTGCTGCACCAGAGCTTCTGCCCCCGCATCTTCACCATCCTCACCACCAAC AAGGTGCTGCCGGTGCAGAAGGAGGCGTCCAGGACGTTCTGCATGTTTCTACGCTACAACCGCAAACAGGAGCAGCGCCAGGAGATGATGGAGCGCCTCATCCAAG ATCTGGCTGAGGGGCGGAGCTACTGGAACCGTCTGAGGTTTCTTGACGTTTGTGAAATGGCGACGGAGATTTTCTCcagaaaatatttcaacaaACACTTCCTGATCCCGGCGCTGGAGCTGGTCCACGACGCCGTGGCCAATGTCAG gtaTAAGCTGTGCCAGCTGTTGCCGCGGTTACGTTCGTCTCTGCGGTTGCCGGCGGacaaacagctgctgcagcagctcgaCTTCTGTGTTCAGAAGCTGCTCTGCCGAGAGAAAGACAAGGACGTGGTGGCGACCATCCGCAAG TTCCATAAGAGGCAGGAGAGAGATCTGCTGGAccagaagaaggagaaggaggagactCTGCTGCTGGAGATG GAGCAGCTGGAGCGCCAGCAGAACGACGGGAAGATAAACTctgagaaacacacagagaggaaac GAAGAGACAGTAAGACGAGTCTGTCTGCAACCAAGTCCATGTCCGTGTCCTCGTCCGGAGCCACTCTGTCCTCGTCCG GGAAGGAGACGAGGAGGGCCAAACTGTCTCGGAGTCGATCCCTCAGCAGCCAGCCGACCTCCTCCAAACCTGCCAACGACCGGCCGCT gaAGGTGAAGGAGCTCGGAGGTCTGTCTGGACCCGGGAAGTCCTCCATGTTGTCCAGCAAAG ACGACTCCTTGAGGACCGCCCACTTCTCTATGGTGACCCAGTCCACCTCGTCCATGCCAGTCCTGATCCGCAGCAACACCTCCAGCCTCCTGGAGAGAGCCAGTACCCTGGATCACAGAACCAGTACCCTGGATCAGAGAGAACATAGAACCAGTAACATGGACCACAGGAACAATATGGTGGAGCAGAGAACTGGTACAGGGGACAACAGAACCAGTACCCTGGACCATAGAACCAGTACCTCTGACCAGAGAGACCACAGGATCAGTACCTTGGACCAGAGAGACCACAGAACCAGTACCTTGGACCAGAGAGACCATAGAACCAGTAGCTTGGACCAGAGAGACCACAGGACCAGTACCTTGGACCAGAGAGACCATAGAACCAGTACCTCTGACCAGAGGGACCACAGGAGCAGTACCTTGGACCAGAGAGACCACAGGACCAGTACCTTGGACCAGAGAGACCATAGAACCAGTACCTCTGACCAGAGAGACCACAGGACCGGTGCCTTGGACCAGCGCAGTAAAACGATTGACCGGGGATGCGGGGTGAAGGACAACCAGTCCAGAAAGCTGTCGAT aaacaGGAAGTCGAACTCTTTCAGCGTCCAGTCGGGACGCGACTGA
- the ppp4r4 gene encoding serine/threonine-protein phosphatase 4 regulatory subunit 4 isoform X1 has protein sequence MFSSSRNQSLQLFSPLDELQELAFIERPIRRSLKTAEEIDQLTVDEDLNDIERAVYLLSVGQEVQRASVISNLPSLVRQNPAETFRRVVPKVREVLNSAGAEIQLAAAASFLTILQDDIILIHTHTFSILKTVLLHLNHRDTVVSNAWLETLLSAINALPKETIKQEVLNPLLYQSQLSHSLQARLASCRILGKVACKFDSHIVKKELLPLARSLCQDVELEVRACMCRQLESIARASGVDDTRTELLPELVELAGDEESSVRLAAFDTIINLMEMMDSDDRLHVVVPLVMSVCEVSSSQVDEAAAAALSFQFGKLCSGLTGVLSEDQRTRLLQVFQVLCVVGLHTEGNDNEATIIRCNCCYNLPAMVVFADSAHFLSEIYPSFSSLCCDPEVSVRRSAAASFHQVVKLLGSNVPLVHKELLSLLQDDTLEVLDALMNHLEETLEAVFSRGENLALDNKELLAALLLAEQKVGSSLRWRLHEKLLQRYSCLARLLPGDVLHQSFCPRIFTILTTNKVLPVQKEASRTFCMFLRYNRKQEQRQEMMERLIQDLAEGRSYWNRLRFLDVCEMATEIFSRKYFNKHFLIPALELVHDAVANVRYKLCQLLPRLRSSLRLPADKQLLQQLDFCVQKLLCREKDKDVVATIRKTVLELDKLDLTEPFHKRQERDLLDQKKEKEETLLLEMEQLERQQNDGKINSEKHTERKRRDSKTSLSATKSMSVSSSGATLSSSGKETRRAKLSRSRSLSSQPTSSKPANDRPLKVKELGGLSGPGKSSMLSSKDDSLRTAHFSMVTQSTSSMPVLIRSNTSSLLERASTLDHRTSTLDQREHRTSNMDHRNNMVEQRTGTGDNRTSTLDHRTSTSDQRDHRISTLDQRDHRTSTLDQRDHRTSSLDQRDHRTSTLDQRDHRTSTSDQRDHRSSTLDQRDHRTSTLDQRDHRTSTSDQRDHRTGALDQRSKTIDRGCGVKDNQSRKLSINRKSNSFSVQSGRD, from the exons ATGTTCTCCAGCAGCAGGAACCAGAGCCTGCAGCTGTTCTCCCCGCTGGACGAGCTGCAGGAGCTCGCCTTCATCGAGAGGCCGATCCGCAGGAGCCTCAAG acGGCGGAAGAGATCGATCAGCTGACTGTGGATGAAGACCTAAATGACATAGAGAGAGCCGTCTACCTGCTCAG TGTGGGTCAGGAGGTGCAGAGAGCCAGCGTCATCAGTAACCTGCCCAGCCTCGTACGCCAGAATCCAGCTGAGACGTTTCGCCGGGTCGTACCAAAGGTCCGG gagGTCTTGAACTCAGCCGGAGCAGAAATCCAGCTCGCAGCAGCCGCCTCGTTTTTAACCATCCTGCAGGACGATATCATCCTGATCCACACCCACACCTTCTCCATCCTGAAGACTGTCCTGCTGCACCtgaaccacagagacacag tGGTCAGCAACGCCTGGTTGGAGACTCTGCTGTCGGCCATCAACGCTCTACCCAAGGAGACCATCAAACAGGAG GTGCTGAACCCTCTCCTCTACCAGTCTCAGCTGTCTCACTCTCTTCAGGCTCGTCTGGCCAGCTGTCGCATTCTGGGGAAAGTCGCCTGCAAGTTCGACTCTCACAT agtgaagaaggagctgctgCCGTTGGCTCGTTCTTTGTGTCAGGACGTGGAGTTGGAGGTCCGGGCCTGTATGTGCCGTCAGCTGGAGAGCATCGCCAGAGCCAGCGG GGTGGACGACACCAGGACCGAGCTGCTTCCTGAACTGGTGGAACTGGCCGGAGACGAAGAGAGCAGCGTCCGCCTCGCCGCCTTCGACACCATCATCAACCTGATGGAGATGATGGACAGCG ACGACAGGCTCCACGTGGTGGTTCCTCTGGTGATGTCGGTGTGCGAGGTTTCGTCATCGCAGGTGGACGAAGCCGCCGCTGCGGCTTTGTCCTTCCAGTTTGGGAAGCTGTGCAGCGGCCTGACAG gcgtCCTGTCtgaggaccagaggaccaggcTGCTTCAGGTGTTTCAGGTTTTGTGCGTCGTCGGTTTACACACTGAAGGAAACGACAACGAGGCGACAATAATCCGCTGCAACTGTTGCTACAACCTgccg gCTATGGTGGTGTTTGCGGACTCGGCTCACTTCCTGTCAGAGATATACCCGTCTTTCTCGAGTCTTTGTTGCGACCCGGAGGTCAGCGTTCGTAGAAGTGCTGCAGCCAGTTTCCACCAG GTGGTGAAGCTGCTGGGTTCAAACGTCCCGCTGGTCCACAAAGAGCTGCTGTCTCTGCTGCAGGACGACACTCTGGAG GTGTTGGATGCACTGATGAATCACCTCGAAGAAACTCTAGAGGCCGTTTTCTCCAGAGGAGAGAACCTGGCTCTGGACAACAAG GAGCTGCTGGCGGCGCTGCTCTTGGCGGAGCAGAAGGTTGGGAGTTCTCTGCGCTGGCGGCTGCACGAGAAGCTGCTGCAGCGCTACAGCTGCCTGGCGAGGCTGCTGCCAGGAGACGTGCTGCACCAGAGCTTCTGCCCCCGCATCTTCACCATCCTCACCACCAAC AAGGTGCTGCCGGTGCAGAAGGAGGCGTCCAGGACGTTCTGCATGTTTCTACGCTACAACCGCAAACAGGAGCAGCGCCAGGAGATGATGGAGCGCCTCATCCAAG ATCTGGCTGAGGGGCGGAGCTACTGGAACCGTCTGAGGTTTCTTGACGTTTGTGAAATGGCGACGGAGATTTTCTCcagaaaatatttcaacaaACACTTCCTGATCCCGGCGCTGGAGCTGGTCCACGACGCCGTGGCCAATGTCAG gtaTAAGCTGTGCCAGCTGTTGCCGCGGTTACGTTCGTCTCTGCGGTTGCCGGCGGacaaacagctgctgcagcagctcgaCTTCTGTGTTCAGAAGCTGCTCTGCCGAGAGAAAGACAAGGACGTGGTGGCGACCATCCGCAAG aCAGTGTTGGAACTGGACAAACTGGACCTGACAGAACCT TTCCATAAGAGGCAGGAGAGAGATCTGCTGGAccagaagaaggagaaggaggagactCTGCTGCTGGAGATG GAGCAGCTGGAGCGCCAGCAGAACGACGGGAAGATAAACTctgagaaacacacagagaggaaac GAAGAGACAGTAAGACGAGTCTGTCTGCAACCAAGTCCATGTCCGTGTCCTCGTCCGGAGCCACTCTGTCCTCGTCCG GGAAGGAGACGAGGAGGGCCAAACTGTCTCGGAGTCGATCCCTCAGCAGCCAGCCGACCTCCTCCAAACCTGCCAACGACCGGCCGCT gaAGGTGAAGGAGCTCGGAGGTCTGTCTGGACCCGGGAAGTCCTCCATGTTGTCCAGCAAAG ACGACTCCTTGAGGACCGCCCACTTCTCTATGGTGACCCAGTCCACCTCGTCCATGCCAGTCCTGATCCGCAGCAACACCTCCAGCCTCCTGGAGAGAGCCAGTACCCTGGATCACAGAACCAGTACCCTGGATCAGAGAGAACATAGAACCAGTAACATGGACCACAGGAACAATATGGTGGAGCAGAGAACTGGTACAGGGGACAACAGAACCAGTACCCTGGACCATAGAACCAGTACCTCTGACCAGAGAGACCACAGGATCAGTACCTTGGACCAGAGAGACCACAGAACCAGTACCTTGGACCAGAGAGACCATAGAACCAGTAGCTTGGACCAGAGAGACCACAGGACCAGTACCTTGGACCAGAGAGACCATAGAACCAGTACCTCTGACCAGAGGGACCACAGGAGCAGTACCTTGGACCAGAGAGACCACAGGACCAGTACCTTGGACCAGAGAGACCATAGAACCAGTACCTCTGACCAGAGAGACCACAGGACCGGTGCCTTGGACCAGCGCAGTAAAACGATTGACCGGGGATGCGGGGTGAAGGACAACCAGTCCAGAAAGCTGTCGAT aaacaGGAAGTCGAACTCTTTCAGCGTCCAGTCGGGACGCGACTGA
- the ppp4r4 gene encoding serine/threonine-protein phosphatase 4 regulatory subunit 4 isoform X2 produces the protein MFSSSRNQSLQLFSPLDELQELAFIERPIRRSLKTAEEIDQLTVDEDLNDIERAVYLLSVGQEVQRASVISNLPSLVRQNPAETFRRVVPKVREVLNSAGAEIQLAAAASFLTILQDDIILIHTHTFSILKTVLLHLNHRDTVVSNAWLETLLSAINALPKETIKQEVLNPLLYQSQLSHSLQARLASCRILGKVACKFDSHIVKKELLPLARSLCQDVELEVRACMCRQLESIARASGVDDTRTELLPELVELAGDEESSVRLAAFDTIINLMEMMDSDDRLHVVVPLVMSVCEVSSSQVDEAAAAALSFQFGKLCSGLTGVLSEDQRTRLLQVFQVLCVVGLHTEGNDNEATIIRCNCCYNLPAMVVFADSAHFLSEIYPSFSSLCCDPEVSVRRSAAASFHQVVKLLGSNVPLVHKELLSLLQDDTLEVLDALMNHLEETLEAVFSRGENLALDNKELLAALLLAEQKVGSSLRWRLHEKLLQRYSCLARLLPGDVLHQSFCPRIFTILTTNKVLPVQKEASRTFCMFLRYNRKQEQRQEMMERLIQDLAEGRSYWNRLRFLDVCEMATEIFSRKYFNKHFLIPALELVHDAVANVRYKLCQLLPRLRSSLRLPADKQLLQQLDFCVQKLLCREKDKDVVATIRKTVLELDKLDLTEPFHKRQERDLLDQKKEKEETLLLEMLERQQNDGKINSEKHTERKRRDSKTSLSATKSMSVSSSGATLSSSGKETRRAKLSRSRSLSSQPTSSKPANDRPLKVKELGGLSGPGKSSMLSSKDDSLRTAHFSMVTQSTSSMPVLIRSNTSSLLERASTLDHRTSTLDQREHRTSNMDHRNNMVEQRTGTGDNRTSTLDHRTSTSDQRDHRISTLDQRDHRTSTLDQRDHRTSSLDQRDHRTSTLDQRDHRTSTSDQRDHRSSTLDQRDHRTSTLDQRDHRTSTSDQRDHRTGALDQRSKTIDRGCGVKDNQSRKLSINRKSNSFSVQSGRD, from the exons ATGTTCTCCAGCAGCAGGAACCAGAGCCTGCAGCTGTTCTCCCCGCTGGACGAGCTGCAGGAGCTCGCCTTCATCGAGAGGCCGATCCGCAGGAGCCTCAAG acGGCGGAAGAGATCGATCAGCTGACTGTGGATGAAGACCTAAATGACATAGAGAGAGCCGTCTACCTGCTCAG TGTGGGTCAGGAGGTGCAGAGAGCCAGCGTCATCAGTAACCTGCCCAGCCTCGTACGCCAGAATCCAGCTGAGACGTTTCGCCGGGTCGTACCAAAGGTCCGG gagGTCTTGAACTCAGCCGGAGCAGAAATCCAGCTCGCAGCAGCCGCCTCGTTTTTAACCATCCTGCAGGACGATATCATCCTGATCCACACCCACACCTTCTCCATCCTGAAGACTGTCCTGCTGCACCtgaaccacagagacacag tGGTCAGCAACGCCTGGTTGGAGACTCTGCTGTCGGCCATCAACGCTCTACCCAAGGAGACCATCAAACAGGAG GTGCTGAACCCTCTCCTCTACCAGTCTCAGCTGTCTCACTCTCTTCAGGCTCGTCTGGCCAGCTGTCGCATTCTGGGGAAAGTCGCCTGCAAGTTCGACTCTCACAT agtgaagaaggagctgctgCCGTTGGCTCGTTCTTTGTGTCAGGACGTGGAGTTGGAGGTCCGGGCCTGTATGTGCCGTCAGCTGGAGAGCATCGCCAGAGCCAGCGG GGTGGACGACACCAGGACCGAGCTGCTTCCTGAACTGGTGGAACTGGCCGGAGACGAAGAGAGCAGCGTCCGCCTCGCCGCCTTCGACACCATCATCAACCTGATGGAGATGATGGACAGCG ACGACAGGCTCCACGTGGTGGTTCCTCTGGTGATGTCGGTGTGCGAGGTTTCGTCATCGCAGGTGGACGAAGCCGCCGCTGCGGCTTTGTCCTTCCAGTTTGGGAAGCTGTGCAGCGGCCTGACAG gcgtCCTGTCtgaggaccagaggaccaggcTGCTTCAGGTGTTTCAGGTTTTGTGCGTCGTCGGTTTACACACTGAAGGAAACGACAACGAGGCGACAATAATCCGCTGCAACTGTTGCTACAACCTgccg gCTATGGTGGTGTTTGCGGACTCGGCTCACTTCCTGTCAGAGATATACCCGTCTTTCTCGAGTCTTTGTTGCGACCCGGAGGTCAGCGTTCGTAGAAGTGCTGCAGCCAGTTTCCACCAG GTGGTGAAGCTGCTGGGTTCAAACGTCCCGCTGGTCCACAAAGAGCTGCTGTCTCTGCTGCAGGACGACACTCTGGAG GTGTTGGATGCACTGATGAATCACCTCGAAGAAACTCTAGAGGCCGTTTTCTCCAGAGGAGAGAACCTGGCTCTGGACAACAAG GAGCTGCTGGCGGCGCTGCTCTTGGCGGAGCAGAAGGTTGGGAGTTCTCTGCGCTGGCGGCTGCACGAGAAGCTGCTGCAGCGCTACAGCTGCCTGGCGAGGCTGCTGCCAGGAGACGTGCTGCACCAGAGCTTCTGCCCCCGCATCTTCACCATCCTCACCACCAAC AAGGTGCTGCCGGTGCAGAAGGAGGCGTCCAGGACGTTCTGCATGTTTCTACGCTACAACCGCAAACAGGAGCAGCGCCAGGAGATGATGGAGCGCCTCATCCAAG ATCTGGCTGAGGGGCGGAGCTACTGGAACCGTCTGAGGTTTCTTGACGTTTGTGAAATGGCGACGGAGATTTTCTCcagaaaatatttcaacaaACACTTCCTGATCCCGGCGCTGGAGCTGGTCCACGACGCCGTGGCCAATGTCAG gtaTAAGCTGTGCCAGCTGTTGCCGCGGTTACGTTCGTCTCTGCGGTTGCCGGCGGacaaacagctgctgcagcagctcgaCTTCTGTGTTCAGAAGCTGCTCTGCCGAGAGAAAGACAAGGACGTGGTGGCGACCATCCGCAAG aCAGTGTTGGAACTGGACAAACTGGACCTGACAGAACCT TTCCATAAGAGGCAGGAGAGAGATCTGCTGGAccagaagaaggagaaggaggagactCTGCTGCTGGAGATG CTGGAGCGCCAGCAGAACGACGGGAAGATAAACTctgagaaacacacagagaggaaac GAAGAGACAGTAAGACGAGTCTGTCTGCAACCAAGTCCATGTCCGTGTCCTCGTCCGGAGCCACTCTGTCCTCGTCCG GGAAGGAGACGAGGAGGGCCAAACTGTCTCGGAGTCGATCCCTCAGCAGCCAGCCGACCTCCTCCAAACCTGCCAACGACCGGCCGCT gaAGGTGAAGGAGCTCGGAGGTCTGTCTGGACCCGGGAAGTCCTCCATGTTGTCCAGCAAAG ACGACTCCTTGAGGACCGCCCACTTCTCTATGGTGACCCAGTCCACCTCGTCCATGCCAGTCCTGATCCGCAGCAACACCTCCAGCCTCCTGGAGAGAGCCAGTACCCTGGATCACAGAACCAGTACCCTGGATCAGAGAGAACATAGAACCAGTAACATGGACCACAGGAACAATATGGTGGAGCAGAGAACTGGTACAGGGGACAACAGAACCAGTACCCTGGACCATAGAACCAGTACCTCTGACCAGAGAGACCACAGGATCAGTACCTTGGACCAGAGAGACCACAGAACCAGTACCTTGGACCAGAGAGACCATAGAACCAGTAGCTTGGACCAGAGAGACCACAGGACCAGTACCTTGGACCAGAGAGACCATAGAACCAGTACCTCTGACCAGAGGGACCACAGGAGCAGTACCTTGGACCAGAGAGACCACAGGACCAGTACCTTGGACCAGAGAGACCATAGAACCAGTACCTCTGACCAGAGAGACCACAGGACCGGTGCCTTGGACCAGCGCAGTAAAACGATTGACCGGGGATGCGGGGTGAAGGACAACCAGTCCAGAAAGCTGTCGAT aaacaGGAAGTCGAACTCTTTCAGCGTCCAGTCGGGACGCGACTGA
- the LOC131990902 gene encoding protein Z-dependent protease inhibitor-like, whose translation MTAPAALFSLVGLLLLSLASCQTVTLDPSLADLTSKNVELAARLYRAVSSRSDDNVFLSTFTLNAGLLALLSAANGTTRDELLQELGLTGTDLETLPDQFQSLRTAVQPAGLQQGVAVFPAQPFQLSQSYLDLLRKFGGIGESLSYTTPQEAANTINLWAEEATGDQVRDLVANLDSETQLLLVTAATFQARFSPPFNVSITQDERFYVDRYHVVMVPMMFRAGKFFLAYDRQLKVGVLKLPMAGGAAMLVALPDEGVDVTVVEEDVNGGTIQNWIRQLKKTKLEVQLPRFLLERSYRLRDVLQTLSITQVFQGSAHLANMGGASGIKLNQVYHKCFVSVDETSDEVTAGGGASVFTSLPPRLTVNRPFLFVVYEEASGGVLAMGRVLDPSRR comes from the exons ATGACCGCCCCTGCTGCTCTCTTCTCATTGGTCGGCCTGCTGCTCCtgagtctggcgtcctgtcagACCGTGACCCTTGACCCCTCGCTGGCCGACCTGACCAGTAAGAACGTGGAGCTGGCGGCCCGGCTGTACCGTGCCGTCTCCAGCCGCTCCGACGACAACGTCTTCCTGTCCACGTTCACGCTGAACGCCGGCCTGCTGGCGCTGCTGAGCGCCGCTAACGGGACGACCCGCGACGAGCTGCTGCAGGAACTCGGCCTGACCGGGACCGACCTGGAGACGCTCCCAG ATCAGTTCCAGAGCCTGAGGACGGCGGTCCAGCCGGCGGGCCTGCAGCAGGGCGTGGCCGTGTTCCCCGCCCAGCCCTTCCAGCTGTCCCAGTCCTACCTGGACCTGCTCCGGAAGTTCGGGGGGATCGGTGAGAGTCTGAGCTACACCACGCCGCAGGAAGCCGCCAACACCATCAACCTCTGGGCCGAGGAGGCGACCGGAGACCAGGTCCGGGACCTGGTGGCCAACTTGGACTCTGAGACGCAGCTGCTGCTCGTCACCGCCGCCACCTTCCAGG CCCGGTTCAGCCCGCCCTTCAACGTGTCCATCACTCAGGACGAGCGTTTCTACGTGGACCGGTACCACGTCGTCATGGTTCCCATGATGTTCCGGGCCGGTAAGTTCTTCCTGGCGTACGACCGCCAGCTGAAGGTCGGTGTGCTGAAGCTGCCGATGGCGGGCGGGGCGGCCATGTTGGTGGCGCTGCCAGACGAAGGCGTGGAcgtgacagtggtggaagaagacgTGAATGGAGGCACGATCCAGAACTGGATCAGACAGCTGAAGAAGAC CAAGTTGGAGGTGCAGCTCCCTCGTTTCCTGTTGGAGCGTTCCTACCGTCTCCGCGACGTCCTGCAGACGCTCAGCATCACGCAGGTGTTCCAGGGCTCCGCCCACCTCGCCAACATGGGCGGAGCTTCAGGAATCAAACTCAATCAG GTTTATCATAAATGTTTCGTGTCTGTGGACGAGACCAGTGATGAGGTCACGGCGGGGGGCGGAGCCAGCGTGTtcacctctcttcctcctcGGCTGACCGTCAACAGACCGTTCCTCTTCGTCGTCTACGAGGAGGCGAGCGGCGGCGTGCTGGCCATGGGCCGCGTCCTCGACCCGTCCCGCAGATAA